AATCTCATCGAGATAGTCACACGCCGCAGCGAGTGCGATGCCTTGCGAGATGACCGGGGTGCCAGCCTCGAATTTCAACGGTAGTTCTTCCCACGTCGAGTCCTCGTAGGTGACCTTCCGAATCATCATCCCACCGTAGAGGTATGGCTGCATCTCTTCGAGGATCGCATGCTTGCCGTAGAGGACGCCGACACCTGTCGGACCACACATCTTGTGTCCGGAGAAGGCAAAGAAGTCGGCGTCAATCTCCGTGACATCGACTGGTCGATTCGGGGCAGACTGTGCGCCATCGACGAACAGGTACGCACCGTGATCGTGTGCGATGTCGGCGAGTTCTGAGATCGGGGTAACGGTCCCGAGCGTGTTCGAGACGTGAACAGCACTCACCATCTTCGTATCATCGGTGATCAGCTCGCGCGCGTGATCCATATCGAGATAGCCGTTCTCGTCGATACGGATGTACTTCACCTCGGCACCAGTTCGTTTTCCGATCTGCTGCCACGTGACCAGCGAGGCGTGGTGTTCCATCTCGGTCGTGACAATCTCATCGCCAGGACCAAGTTCGGCTAACCCCCACGCGTAGGCCACGAGATTCACGGCCTCAGTCGTATTCTTCGTGAAGATGATCTCTTCACCATCCGACGCGCCGATGAACTCTGCAACGCGATCGTGGGCGTCCTCGTAGGCAATCGAGGCCTCTTGGCTCAGCTGATGGATGCCACGCTCGACGTTCGAGTTATACGTTCGATAGTACTCGGTGATGGTGTCGATGACCTGCTCTGGAGTTTGGCTGGTCGCGGCGTTGTCGAGATACACGAGCTGTGAGCCGTTGATTTCTCGTTCGAGGATCGGGAAGTCCTCTCGTATGCGCTCTGTGTCCAGCGGATCTGTGACGGACGCTTCCATTACTCGAAACGACGAGCCGAAGACAGAACACTTCTTCGGTCGGGTCATGACAGACACACACATTCGACATCAGTAGACGGGGATATCGGACGATTTAGCCTTATTTTGGGAGCAATGTCCGATCGAGTTCGACACCGAGTCCGGGGTCGTCGGGTGCAGTAATGACGCCGTCGTCGTGATC
The nucleotide sequence above comes from Halocatena marina. Encoded proteins:
- a CDS encoding aminotransferase class V-fold PLP-dependent enzyme encodes the protein MEASVTDPLDTERIREDFPILEREINGSQLVYLDNAATSQTPEQVIDTITEYYRTYNSNVERGIHQLSQEASIAYEDAHDRVAEFIGASDGEEIIFTKNTTEAVNLVAYAWGLAELGPGDEIVTTEMEHHASLVTWQQIGKRTGAEVKYIRIDENGYLDMDHARELITDDTKMVSAVHVSNTLGTVTPISELADIAHDHGAYLFVDGAQSAPNRPVDVTEIDADFFAFSGHKMCGPTGVGVLYGKHAILEEMQPYLYGGMMIRKVTYEDSTWEELPLKFEAGTPVISQGIALAAACDYLDEIGMERIQRHEEALAEYAYEELTAADDVTVYGPPGADRSGLVSFNLDSVHAHDLSSILNDYAVAIRAGDHCTQPLHDKLGIAASARASFYLYNTREEIDKLIEGVDAARSIFS